One region of Bdellovibrio bacteriovorus genomic DNA includes:
- the lpdA gene encoding dihydrolipoyl dehydrogenase gives MAQTFDVVVIGAGPGGYVAAIRAAQLGFKTAVIEREFLGGVCLNVGCIPSKAMITATHLLHKAQHNFKDMGLMIKGDITVDMKQLVTWKQSVCDKMSGGVKQLLKGYGVTHIPGEANFKNSKEITVKSSAGEDTIQAKYFIVATGSRPIEIPGFKFDEKDICSSTGALAFDTIPKRVAVIGGGYIGLEISSYLRKLGTEVTVIEAQSALLAGVVDPDCAQVVERKLKKAGVNIMYGAKAKGQKKAKDGYEVTVEINGKEEVVKCDKILVTVGRRPNGDQANLKAAGIAVDERGFIKVDAQRRTNVQNIFAIGDVAGQPMLAHKASHEGVLVAEVISGQNRVYDAKTVPAVVFTDPEIASAGMTEAEAKAKGFTDLLIGKVPFGANGRAVSMMETDGFIKMIADKKTHVLLGVHIVGPEASNLISEAVLAIEMGARMEDIALSIHPHPTLGEAMMETAEATLGHAIHIIQKPLPK, from the coding sequence ATGGCACAAACTTTTGACGTCGTAGTAATTGGTGCGGGTCCCGGCGGTTATGTCGCTGCGATTCGCGCAGCACAACTTGGATTTAAAACTGCTGTTATCGAAAGAGAATTTCTTGGTGGCGTGTGCTTGAACGTGGGTTGTATCCCATCTAAAGCCATGATCACGGCGACTCACCTTTTGCATAAAGCACAACACAACTTCAAAGACATGGGTTTGATGATCAAGGGTGATATCACTGTTGATATGAAACAACTTGTGACTTGGAAACAATCTGTTTGCGATAAAATGTCTGGTGGCGTGAAGCAACTTCTTAAAGGTTACGGCGTTACGCACATTCCTGGCGAAGCGAACTTCAAAAACTCGAAAGAGATCACAGTGAAGTCTTCTGCTGGCGAAGACACAATCCAAGCAAAATACTTTATCGTGGCAACAGGATCTCGCCCGATTGAAATCCCTGGTTTCAAATTTGACGAAAAAGACATCTGTTCATCAACAGGCGCATTGGCTTTCGATACTATTCCGAAGCGCGTGGCTGTTATCGGCGGTGGTTATATCGGTCTAGAGATTTCTTCTTACCTTCGTAAACTAGGCACAGAAGTAACTGTGATCGAAGCTCAATCTGCATTGCTTGCAGGTGTTGTTGATCCAGACTGCGCACAGGTTGTGGAACGTAAGCTTAAAAAAGCCGGCGTGAACATCATGTACGGAGCAAAAGCTAAAGGTCAGAAAAAAGCTAAAGACGGTTACGAAGTAACCGTTGAAATCAATGGCAAAGAAGAAGTTGTTAAGTGCGATAAGATTCTTGTGACTGTAGGCCGTCGTCCTAATGGCGATCAAGCAAACTTAAAAGCAGCAGGTATCGCGGTTGACGAACGTGGCTTTATTAAAGTGGATGCTCAACGCAGAACCAATGTTCAAAACATCTTTGCCATCGGTGACGTTGCGGGACAACCAATGCTAGCTCACAAAGCTTCTCACGAAGGTGTGTTGGTGGCTGAAGTTATTTCCGGTCAAAATCGTGTTTACGATGCGAAAACAGTTCCAGCGGTCGTGTTTACGGATCCAGAAATCGCTTCTGCAGGTATGACCGAAGCTGAAGCCAAAGCGAAAGGCTTCACGGATCTATTGATTGGTAAAGTTCCATTCGGAGCGAACGGCCGCGCTGTGAGCATGATGGAAACGGACGGTTTTATTAAAATGATCGCTGATAAGAAAACGCATGTTTTGTTGGGCGTTCACATTGTAGGACCAGAAGCTTCTAACTTGATCTCTGAAGCTGTTCTAGCGATTGAAATGGGCGCACGTATGGAAGACATCGCCTTGTCTATCCATCCTCATCCAACGCTCGGTGAAGCGATGATGGAAACCGCTGAAGCCACTTTGGGCCACGCGATTCACATCATTCAAAAACCACTTCCGAAATAA
- a CDS encoding 2-oxo acid dehydrogenase subunit E2, producing MATEVKLPELGEGVTEGELVKWLVKPGDSVKADQPIAEVLTDKATVEVPSPVAGTVKDLKFKAGDVVKVGSTMITLEGGASAAASAPASKPAAPTASAPAPQAAKPAAGGGKVQDIKLPELGEGVTEGELVKWLVKPGDSVKADQAIAEVLTDKATVEVPTPVAGVVKDLKFKTGEVVKVGSTMITLEGGAGAAPSAPAAQPPAGAQREVPASAHANFAAAHSAQSSSAATAAAHPAPGAIFPPVADSKVLATPATRRLAREMGVDINSLGGTGLAGRVTREDVLSAKGGAPAQAKAPASAPGMSIPKPAYQGPAGAAEERVPLIGIRKKIAENMQRSKHVIPHFTIMDEAKVDAMVAMRESLKEHAEKHGTKITYLPIVMKALIATIREFPMFNASIDDAAGEIVYKKYFNLGFAADTPNGLVVPVIKNADQKTILEISKEILDLSKRARDGKLKPDEMKGATITVTNIGSIGGTYATPVINHPEVAILGMYKIDEKPVIKDGQLKAIKVMNYTMTADHRLIDGAVAARFLAAFIARIENPGKLLVELV from the coding sequence ATGGCTACTGAAGTAAAACTGCCTGAACTTGGCGAAGGTGTTACAGAAGGTGAATTGGTAAAATGGTTGGTAAAACCAGGTGACTCTGTAAAAGCGGATCAACCTATCGCTGAAGTATTGACGGACAAAGCAACGGTTGAGGTTCCATCTCCAGTTGCAGGCACTGTCAAAGATTTGAAATTCAAAGCAGGCGATGTTGTGAAAGTGGGATCGACAATGATCACTCTTGAAGGCGGTGCGAGTGCGGCGGCTTCAGCTCCCGCTTCTAAGCCTGCAGCTCCAACGGCTTCTGCTCCTGCTCCTCAAGCAGCAAAACCAGCTGCGGGTGGCGGTAAAGTTCAAGACATCAAACTTCCTGAATTGGGAGAAGGTGTTACTGAAGGTGAACTTGTAAAATGGTTGGTAAAACCAGGTGACTCAGTCAAAGCAGATCAAGCTATTGCAGAAGTTTTGACGGACAAAGCGACTGTGGAAGTCCCAACTCCCGTTGCTGGCGTTGTTAAAGATTTGAAATTTAAAACAGGTGAAGTTGTAAAAGTCGGATCTACTATGATCACTCTAGAAGGTGGCGCGGGTGCGGCTCCTTCAGCTCCTGCAGCTCAACCTCCAGCGGGCGCACAACGTGAAGTTCCAGCTTCAGCGCATGCGAACTTTGCGGCGGCTCACTCGGCTCAGTCCAGTTCCGCAGCTACCGCTGCTGCACATCCTGCGCCAGGCGCGATTTTCCCGCCTGTTGCAGATTCGAAAGTTCTTGCGACTCCAGCGACACGTCGTTTGGCTCGTGAAATGGGTGTTGATATCAATTCATTGGGTGGTACGGGTCTAGCGGGTCGTGTGACTCGTGAAGATGTCTTGTCAGCAAAAGGTGGCGCTCCAGCCCAAGCGAAAGCTCCGGCTTCGGCTCCAGGTATGTCGATCCCTAAACCCGCTTACCAAGGCCCGGCAGGTGCTGCGGAAGAGCGCGTTCCATTGATCGGTATCCGTAAGAAAATTGCTGAAAACATGCAACGTTCTAAACACGTGATCCCTCACTTCACGATCATGGATGAAGCGAAAGTGGATGCGATGGTTGCAATGCGTGAGTCTCTGAAAGAACACGCTGAAAAGCACGGCACAAAAATCACTTATCTGCCAATCGTGATGAAAGCATTGATCGCGACAATCCGCGAATTCCCAATGTTCAACGCTTCTATCGACGATGCGGCGGGTGAAATCGTTTACAAAAAATACTTCAATCTTGGTTTCGCGGCAGACACTCCAAACGGACTTGTTGTTCCAGTGATCAAGAATGCAGACCAAAAAACGATCTTGGAAATCTCTAAAGAGATCTTGGATCTTTCTAAACGTGCTCGCGACGGTAAGTTGAAACCAGACGAAATGAAAGGTGCGACTATCACTGTAACGAACATCGGTTCTATCGGTGGCACGTACGCGACTCCAGTGATCAACCACCCAGAAGTGGCGATCCTTGGTATGTACAAAATCGATGAAAAACCAGTGATCAAGGATGGCCAGTTGAAAGCTATCAAAGTGATGAACTACACGATGACAGCCGATCACCGTTTGATTGATGGTGCCGTGGCCGCTCGCTTCTTGGCTGCCTTCATCGCGCGTATTGAAAACCCTGGTAAACTTTTGGTGGAGCTTGTCTAG
- the sfsA gene encoding DNA/RNA nuclease SfsA, giving the protein MKFSQKLHEGVFLKRYKRFFADVQFQGQEVVAHVPNTGSLKSVNNPGQLCLISETDNPERKLKFTLQAIKSPQGAWVGVNTATPNTIMKETLMDVVGKPGVMGTFAHWSQFDEVKPEYKISAETRLDFVLKKKNSDKMHFIEVKNVTLAEETTAKFPDAVSERAQKHLRELMQLVAQGHSAEIVFTVQRHDCDVFAPADEIDPDYGQLLREAHSIGVKVTPLVVKLSPEAVELSEQELPVRF; this is encoded by the coding sequence ATGAAATTTTCTCAAAAGTTGCACGAGGGTGTTTTTCTTAAGCGCTACAAAAGATTTTTTGCCGATGTTCAGTTTCAAGGGCAGGAAGTCGTGGCTCACGTCCCCAACACCGGAAGCCTTAAAAGCGTGAATAATCCGGGTCAGTTGTGCCTGATTTCTGAGACCGACAATCCCGAGAGAAAACTCAAATTCACTTTGCAAGCTATCAAGTCGCCTCAAGGCGCTTGGGTGGGGGTGAATACGGCGACTCCGAACACGATCATGAAAGAGACGTTGATGGATGTCGTCGGCAAACCGGGAGTGATGGGAACTTTCGCGCATTGGTCTCAATTTGATGAAGTAAAACCAGAATACAAAATCAGTGCTGAGACTCGCCTTGATTTCGTGCTTAAAAAGAAGAACAGCGATAAAATGCATTTCATTGAAGTGAAAAATGTAACCTTAGCCGAAGAAACGACCGCCAAATTTCCCGACGCCGTTTCCGAACGTGCGCAAAAACATTTGCGCGAACTGATGCAGTTGGTGGCGCAAGGGCATAGTGCAGAGATCGTCTTCACCGTGCAACGCCACGACTGTGATGTCTTTGCTCCGGCGGATGAGATTGATCCTGACTACGGTCAACTTCTGCGCGAAGCTCATAGCATAGGAGTTAAGGTAACTCCTCTGGTAGTGAAACTGAGTCCGGAAGCGGTCGAGCTCTCGGAGCAGGAATTGCCCGTGCGTTTTTAA
- a CDS encoding CBS domain-containing protein: MKVRDVMTPKAKVINFEHSVFEAAQIMLNEDCGSVPVEKDDKMIGMITDRDITIRVVAQGKDPRRTKVEEVMSQGINYCFEEDSIDEVKEKMSRHQHRRLPVVNKDKRLVGMVSLGDVANRAKDARLSHEILSNVSHH, encoded by the coding sequence ATGAAAGTTCGTGACGTGATGACCCCCAAAGCAAAAGTGATTAATTTTGAGCACAGTGTATTTGAAGCCGCGCAAATCATGCTTAATGAAGACTGCGGATCCGTTCCTGTTGAGAAAGACGATAAAATGATTGGCATGATCACCGATCGAGACATCACGATTCGCGTCGTGGCTCAAGGCAAGGATCCCCGCCGTACGAAAGTGGAAGAAGTCATGAGCCAAGGCATTAACTACTGTTTTGAAGAAGACAGCATCGATGAAGTGAAAGAAAAAATGAGTCGTCACCAGCACCGCCGCTTGCCTGTCGTCAACAAAGATAAACGCTTGGTCGGCATGGTCAGCCTAGGCGATGTCGCAAACCGCGCGAAGGATGCTCGTCTTAGTCACGAAATCCTTTCGAATGTTTCACATCATTAA